A stretch of Bordetella genomosp. 13 DNA encodes these proteins:
- the cysS gene encoding cysteine--tRNA ligase produces MLHIYNTLTRTKEPFRPAQAGQVRMYVCGMTVYDYCHLGHARMLVAFDVVQRWLRASGLSVDYVRNITDIDDKIIRRAVETNRRIGEVTEFYIDAMHADERALGVQAPDREPRATQYVGEMLDIIGRLQDNGLAYQADDGDVNYSVRGFAGYGKLSGKSLDDLRAGERVAVGSAKRDPLDFVLWKSAKPDEPEDTKWESPYGLGRPGWHIECSAMSRALLGLPLDIHGGGPDLKFPHHENEIAQTEGAFGGNLANVWMHCGPLMVDSDKMSKSLGNFRTIRQTVADAAALSDTQAGYQANPREAEMLRFFIVRNHYRSPQNYTPDNLLDAQNALDRLYQALQNVTPDEQGIDWNEPQAQAFKAAMDDDFNSSGAVAALFELATEANRSGSARSAGQLKALAALLGLLQQDPIKYFQTRTRYSASAVRVHGVVVTAAVAKDMPDPASIQLEAADIEDFIAERAAAKQARDYAKADSIRERLRAHGIELDDKPGGVTQWRRA; encoded by the coding sequence ATGCTGCACATCTACAACACACTCACGCGTACCAAAGAACCGTTCAGGCCGGCACAGGCCGGGCAGGTGCGCATGTATGTGTGCGGCATGACCGTCTATGACTACTGCCACCTGGGCCACGCGCGCATGCTGGTGGCCTTCGACGTGGTGCAGCGCTGGCTGCGCGCCAGCGGCCTGTCGGTCGATTACGTGCGCAACATCACCGACATCGACGACAAGATCATCCGCCGCGCGGTGGAGACCAATCGCCGCATCGGCGAGGTCACCGAGTTCTACATCGACGCCATGCACGCCGACGAGCGCGCGCTGGGCGTGCAGGCCCCGGACCGCGAGCCGCGCGCCACGCAGTACGTGGGCGAGATGCTGGACATCATCGGGCGCCTGCAGGACAACGGCCTGGCCTACCAGGCCGACGACGGCGACGTCAACTACTCGGTGCGCGGCTTCGCGGGCTACGGCAAGCTGTCGGGCAAGTCGCTGGACGACCTGCGCGCCGGCGAGCGCGTGGCCGTGGGTTCGGCCAAGCGCGATCCGCTGGACTTCGTGCTGTGGAAGTCGGCCAAGCCCGACGAACCCGAGGACACCAAGTGGGAATCCCCGTACGGCCTGGGCCGCCCCGGCTGGCACATCGAGTGCTCGGCCATGAGCCGCGCGCTGCTCGGCCTGCCCCTGGACATCCATGGCGGCGGTCCCGATCTGAAGTTTCCGCACCACGAGAACGAGATCGCGCAAACCGAAGGCGCCTTCGGCGGCAACCTCGCCAATGTGTGGATGCATTGCGGCCCGTTGATGGTCGATTCGGACAAGATGTCCAAGTCCCTGGGCAATTTCCGCACCATCCGCCAGACCGTGGCCGATGCCGCGGCGCTGTCCGACACGCAGGCGGGCTACCAGGCCAATCCGCGCGAAGCCGAGATGCTGCGCTTCTTCATCGTGCGCAACCATTACCGCAGCCCGCAGAACTACACGCCTGACAACCTGCTGGACGCGCAGAACGCGCTGGACCGCCTGTACCAGGCGCTGCAGAACGTCACGCCCGATGAGCAGGGCATCGACTGGAACGAACCGCAGGCGCAGGCCTTCAAGGCGGCCATGGACGACGATTTCAACTCGTCCGGCGCCGTGGCCGCGCTGTTCGAACTGGCCACCGAGGCCAACCGCAGCGGCAGCGCGCGCAGCGCGGGGCAGCTCAAGGCGCTGGCCGCACTGCTGGGGCTGCTGCAGCAGGATCCCATCAAATACTTCCAGACCAGGACGCGATATAGCGCGTCGGCGGTTCGCGTTCATGGTGTAGTCGTGACGGCCGCCGTCGCCAAAGATATGCCGGATCCGGCATCTATCCAGCTGGAAGCGGCGGATATCGAAGACTTCATTGCGGAACGCGCCGCCGCCAAGCAGGCGCGCGACTACGCCAAAGCCGACAGCATCCGGGAACGGCTGCGCGCCCATGGCATCGAGCTCGACGACAAGCCGGGCGGCGTGACGCAGTGGCGCCGCGCCTGA
- a CDS encoding Bug family tripartite tricarboxylate transporter substrate binding protein, which translates to MKVDLKPRVGRTVAALFAGLAAAVAFSAPAQADYPDKPVRVIVGFSAGGTTDVIARIMSKELTQALGQSFVVENRPGAGSNIATDLVARATPDGYTLLFVAVTSAINQTLYKNVNFDLVKDFTPVALGAKVPNLLVVNPQVPVKSVKELVDYAKKNPGKLAFASSGSGTSIHMAGELFKQRAGIDVLHVPYKGSAPAVTDLIGGQVQFMFDNMPSAWPHAQAGKLNALAVTTSQRSPSAPNLPTMQESGFDKFDVSSWFGLIAPAGTPPEVVNKLNAAMVKALDNPEVLKAYADLGAVAQKTTPAEFGAFIKSEVETWAPVVKASGARVD; encoded by the coding sequence ATGAAAGTGGATCTCAAGCCCCGTGTCGGCCGCACCGTGGCTGCCCTGTTCGCCGGCCTGGCTGCCGCCGTTGCCTTCAGCGCTCCCGCGCAAGCCGACTACCCTGATAAGCCGGTACGCGTCATCGTCGGGTTCAGTGCCGGCGGCACCACCGACGTCATCGCGCGCATCATGTCCAAGGAACTGACGCAGGCCCTGGGCCAGTCGTTCGTGGTCGAGAACCGTCCCGGCGCCGGCAGCAACATCGCCACCGACCTGGTGGCGCGCGCCACGCCCGATGGCTACACGCTGCTGTTCGTGGCCGTCACCAGCGCCATCAACCAGACACTGTACAAGAACGTCAATTTCGATCTCGTGAAGGACTTCACGCCGGTCGCGCTGGGCGCCAAGGTGCCCAACCTGCTGGTCGTCAACCCGCAGGTGCCGGTCAAGTCCGTCAAGGAACTGGTCGATTACGCCAAGAAAAACCCCGGCAAGCTGGCCTTCGCATCGTCGGGCAGCGGCACCTCTATTCACATGGCGGGCGAACTGTTCAAGCAGCGCGCCGGCATCGACGTGCTGCACGTGCCGTACAAGGGCAGCGCCCCGGCCGTCACCGACCTGATCGGCGGCCAGGTGCAGTTCATGTTCGACAACATGCCCTCGGCATGGCCCCACGCGCAGGCCGGCAAGCTCAACGCCCTGGCCGTCACCACCAGCCAGCGCTCGCCCAGCGCGCCCAACCTGCCTACCATGCAGGAATCGGGCTTCGACAAGTTCGACGTGTCGTCGTGGTTCGGCCTGATCGCCCCGGCCGGCACGCCGCCCGAGGTCGTCAACAAGCTCAACGCGGCCATGGTCAAGGCGCTGGACAACCCTGAAGTGCTGAAGGCCTACGCGGACCTGGGCGCGGTGGCGCAGAAGACCACGCCCGCCGAGTTCGGCGCGTTCATCAAGTCGGAAGTCGAGACCTGGGCCCCGGTGGTCAAGGCCTCGGGCGCGCGCGTCGACTGA
- a CDS encoding UDP-2,3-diacylglucosamine diphosphatase, with amino-acid sequence MNKLALPRGPVWLASDVHLGPATPATQEAFLGFLEAAADEAAALLLPGDLFDAWIGDDVIRAAPPWLAQALRGLQAAAARVPLYLGRGNRDFLMGAELAQAVGAQLLPEPALLQTAYGQVLLSHGDEYCTDDQAYQQFRAMVRNPQWQAEFLSRNIPERLQLAQQARGESMAANQSKSMEIMDVNPDAITQAFRNSGVHVMVHGHTHRPGRHVLDIDGRRCERWVLPDWDCDHAQPPRGGWLVIDEDGLQIFDLEVA; translated from the coding sequence TTGAATAAACTGGCGTTGCCGCGGGGGCCGGTCTGGCTGGCCTCCGATGTGCATCTGGGGCCCGCCACGCCCGCCACGCAGGAAGCCTTCCTGGGCTTTCTCGAGGCCGCGGCGGACGAGGCGGCCGCCCTGCTGCTGCCGGGCGACCTGTTCGACGCCTGGATCGGCGACGACGTGATCCGAGCCGCTCCGCCCTGGCTCGCGCAGGCCCTGCGCGGCCTGCAGGCCGCCGCGGCTCGCGTGCCGCTGTACCTGGGCCGCGGCAACCGCGATTTCCTGATGGGCGCCGAACTGGCGCAGGCGGTGGGTGCGCAACTGCTGCCCGAGCCCGCGCTGCTGCAAACGGCGTACGGCCAGGTGCTGCTGTCGCACGGCGACGAGTACTGCACCGACGACCAGGCCTACCAGCAGTTCCGCGCGATGGTGCGCAATCCGCAATGGCAGGCCGAGTTCCTGTCCCGCAACATCCCCGAACGCCTGCAACTGGCCCAACAGGCCCGCGGCGAGAGCATGGCCGCGAACCAGTCCAAGTCCATGGAAATCATGGACGTGAACCCGGACGCGATCACGCAGGCCTTCCGGAACAGCGGCGTGCACGTAATGGTCCACGGCCACACGCACCGCCCCGGACGCCACGTACTCGACATCGACGGCCGCCGCTGCGAACGCTGGGTGCTGCCCGACTGGGACTGCGACCACGCCCAACCCCCGCGCGGGGGTTGGCTCGTCATCGACGAGGACGGATTGCAGATATTCGACCTCGAAGTGGCTTGA
- a CDS encoding inositol monophosphatase family protein has product MHPMLNTAIKAARRAGTIINRASLDLEHLSIARKGPRDYVTEVDRASEEAIIEVLRTAYPDHAVLGEEFGLQGDEDAEFQWIIDPLDGTTNFIHGLPIYATSIALMHRGQVTQAVVYDPTRNELFTASRGSGTFLNDRRVRISGRTRYHEALLGAHWPGSAGPDFGAPRFRDMAQGCSGMRRLGSTVLDLANVAAGRLDGFCGVGLKPWDLAAGSLLVLEAGGLVADFDGEQGWLKSGNVLAASPKIFAQMMTSMQDKPSA; this is encoded by the coding sequence ATGCATCCGATGCTCAATACCGCCATCAAGGCGGCCCGGCGTGCCGGCACCATCATCAATCGCGCCAGTCTCGACCTGGAGCACCTCAGCATCGCGCGCAAGGGGCCGCGAGATTATGTCACGGAAGTCGACCGCGCCTCGGAAGAAGCCATCATCGAGGTCCTGCGCACCGCCTATCCCGATCACGCCGTGCTGGGCGAGGAATTCGGCCTGCAGGGCGATGAAGACGCCGAGTTCCAGTGGATCATCGATCCACTCGACGGCACCACCAACTTCATCCACGGCCTGCCCATCTACGCCACTTCCATCGCGCTGATGCATCGCGGCCAGGTCACGCAGGCGGTGGTCTACGATCCCACGCGCAATGAACTCTTCACGGCCAGCCGCGGCAGCGGCACGTTCCTCAACGACCGCCGCGTGCGCATCTCGGGCCGCACCCGCTACCACGAGGCGCTGCTGGGGGCCCACTGGCCCGGCTCGGCAGGTCCCGACTTCGGCGCGCCGCGCTTTCGCGACATGGCGCAGGGCTGCTCGGGCATGCGCCGCCTGGGTTCCACGGTGCTCGACCTGGCCAACGTGGCCGCGGGCCGCCTCGACGGCTTCTGCGGCGTGGGCCTGAAGCCCTGGGACCTGGCCGCGGGCAGCCTGCTGGTGCTCGAGGCCGGCGGCCTGGTGGCCGACTTCGACGGCGAGCAGGGCTGGCTGAAGTCCGGCAACGTGCTGGCCGCCAGCCCCAAGATATTCGCTCAGATGATGACCAGCATGCAGGACAAGCCGTCCGCCTGA
- a CDS encoding TerC family protein: MEWLLDPAAWVGLLTLVILEIVLGIDNLIFIAILADKLPPAQRDRARIMGLSLALIMRLGLLSVMSWLVTLTEPLFSIGPMTFSGRDLILMFGGLFLLLKGTMELHERIEGEQHGVVSGPRVYASFWVIVLQIVVLDAVFSLDSVITAVGMVDHLAIMMIAVVIAMGVMLLASKPLTRFVNAHPTVVVLCLGFLLMIGFSLLAESFGFKVPKGYLYAAIGFSVAIETLNQVARRNILKLDARRPMRERTATAVLRMLGKRPPAGDEPAEPAAEAPALQAFGVEERNMVSGVLTLADRSIHSIMTPRTDVTWISLDDDVATIREQLDASPHSFFPVCRGSLDEVVGIGRAKDMVADLITEGRIRRDRLRDPIIVHENIGILRLMDTLKRSRGQLVLVADEFGAIEGLVTAIDVFEAIAGEFPDEDEMPDIVAESNGVWKIDGAADLHHVEQLLEVEGLIDESQDYTTLAGYLLAQFGHLPQPGDACEFDTSYVRLRFEVLQLDGRRIASVRVQKLANEPQDPDAGPEGGDA; the protein is encoded by the coding sequence ATGGAGTGGCTGCTGGACCCCGCTGCGTGGGTCGGCTTGCTGACCCTGGTGATCCTCGAGATCGTCCTGGGCATAGACAACCTGATATTCATCGCCATCCTGGCAGACAAGCTGCCTCCCGCACAGCGGGATCGCGCGCGTATCATGGGCCTGAGCCTCGCCCTGATCATGCGCCTGGGTCTGCTGTCGGTCATGTCGTGGCTCGTCACGCTTACCGAGCCGCTGTTCTCCATCGGTCCGATGACCTTCTCCGGGCGAGACCTCATCCTGATGTTCGGCGGCCTGTTCCTGTTGCTGAAAGGAACGATGGAGCTGCACGAGCGCATCGAGGGCGAGCAGCACGGCGTGGTCTCCGGTCCGCGCGTGTACGCCAGCTTCTGGGTCATCGTGCTGCAGATCGTGGTGCTGGACGCGGTGTTCTCGCTGGACTCGGTCATCACCGCGGTGGGCATGGTCGACCATTTGGCCATCATGATGATCGCCGTGGTCATCGCCATGGGCGTCATGCTGCTGGCATCCAAGCCCCTGACGCGCTTCGTGAACGCGCATCCCACCGTGGTGGTGCTGTGCCTGGGCTTCCTGCTGATGATCGGCTTCTCGCTGCTGGCCGAGAGCTTCGGCTTCAAGGTGCCCAAGGGGTATCTGTACGCGGCTATCGGCTTCTCCGTGGCCATCGAGACGCTCAACCAGGTGGCGCGTCGCAACATCCTCAAGCTGGATGCGCGCCGCCCGATGCGCGAGCGCACCGCCACGGCCGTGCTGCGCATGCTGGGCAAGCGTCCGCCTGCCGGCGACGAGCCGGCCGAACCGGCCGCCGAGGCGCCCGCGCTGCAGGCCTTCGGCGTGGAAGAGCGCAACATGGTCAGCGGCGTGCTGACGCTGGCCGACCGCAGCATCCACTCGATCATGACGCCGCGCACCGACGTCACCTGGATCAGCCTGGATGACGACGTGGCCACCATCCGCGAACAGCTCGACGCGTCCCCGCACAGCTTCTTCCCGGTGTGCCGCGGCTCGCTGGACGAGGTGGTCGGCATCGGACGCGCCAAGGACATGGTGGCCGATCTCATCACCGAGGGCCGCATCCGCCGCGATCGGCTGCGCGATCCGATCATCGTGCACGAGAACATCGGCATCCTGCGCCTGATGGATACGCTCAAGCGCTCTCGCGGCCAACTGGTCCTGGTGGCCGACGAATTCGGCGCCATCGAGGGCCTGGTGACCGCCATCGACGTGTTCGAGGCCATCGCGGGCGAATTCCCCGACGAGGACGAGATGCCCGACATCGTGGCGGAGTCCAATGGCGTCTGGAAGATCGACGGCGCCGCCGACCTGCATCACGTCGAGCAGCTGCTCGAGGTGGAGGGGCTGATCGACGAGTCGCAGGACTACACCACGCTGGCCGGCTACCTGCTGGCGCAATTCGGCCACCTGCCGCAGCCCGGCGATGCCTGCGAGTTCGACACCTCGTACGTCCGCCTGCGCTTCGAGGTGCTGCAGCTGGACGGCCGCCGCATCGCCTCGGTGCGGGTCCAGAAGCTTGCCAACGAGCCCCAGGATCCCGATGCGGGTCCCGAGGGCGGCGACGCCTAA
- a CDS encoding IclR family transcriptional regulator translates to MEELEAAGATDASGAGPRTLRRGLTVLAALRDQGAAGLSVTDIARLTSIQRPTIYRLLAALLEAGLVSPVEGSKRYRAQLDTEPEMTPPDPRVRQMLPTLRRLAERTGDAVFLVVRDGDESVSLHREIGSYPVQILATYAGKRQPLGVGSGGMALLAALPDRVAHGIVARNSGKLDEYGGMTSNEMLRLIDNTRARGYAVVGNHAVRGALGVGCALLDAQGQPQLAVSVTAIIDRMPAQRQREIAGWIKAELGRLAPRA, encoded by the coding sequence ATGGAAGAACTCGAAGCGGCCGGCGCCACCGACGCCTCAGGCGCCGGCCCGCGCACGCTGCGGCGCGGCCTGACCGTGCTGGCAGCCCTGCGCGACCAGGGCGCCGCGGGGCTGAGCGTCACCGACATCGCGCGACTGACCTCCATCCAGCGTCCCACCATCTATCGCCTGCTCGCCGCCCTGCTCGAGGCGGGCCTGGTGTCGCCGGTGGAAGGCAGCAAGCGCTATCGCGCCCAGCTGGATACCGAACCCGAGATGACCCCGCCCGATCCCCGCGTCAGGCAGATGCTGCCCACGCTGCGCCGCCTGGCGGAGCGCACCGGCGACGCGGTGTTCCTGGTGGTGCGCGACGGCGACGAATCGGTCAGCCTGCATCGCGAGATCGGCAGCTATCCCGTGCAGATACTGGCCACGTATGCGGGCAAGCGCCAGCCGCTGGGCGTGGGCTCGGGCGGCATGGCGCTGCTGGCCGCCCTGCCCGACCGCGTGGCCCACGGCATCGTGGCGCGCAACTCGGGCAAGCTGGACGAGTACGGCGGAATGACTTCGAACGAGATGCTGCGCCTGATCGACAACACGCGCGCGCGGGGCTATGCGGTCGTGGGCAACCACGCCGTGCGCGGCGCGCTGGGCGTGGGGTGCGCGCTGCTGGACGCGCAGGGCCAGCCGCAACTGGCCGTCAGCGTGACGGCCATCATCGACCGCATGCCGGCGCAGCGCCAGCGCGAGATTGCAGGCTGGATCAAGGCCGAGCTGGGGCGGCTGGCGCCGCGCGCCTGA
- a CDS encoding undecaprenyl-diphosphate phosphatase — protein MSDGSFYLLKAFFLGIIEGLTEFIPVSSTGHLILIGDWIQFQSSSGKVFEVVIQLGSILAVMWIFRERLWQLISGTLGGVRQEVMFTRNLLIAFLPAAVVGAVFITAIKSLFYSPAVVAVTLVLGGLIMLWVERRTRHTPGDQPGASDDTASDERATAHTLEQITWKQALAVGVGQCVAMIPGTSRSGATIIGGMMAGIQRKTATEFSFFLAMPTMLAAAVYDMYRNIHLLTSQDLSGIAVGFVAAFLSALVIVRAVLRFVANHTYRVFAWYRIGLGIVVAVWLYL, from the coding sequence ATGTCAGACGGTTCGTTCTACCTGCTCAAGGCTTTTTTCCTCGGCATCATCGAAGGGCTCACCGAGTTCATTCCCGTGTCCAGCACGGGCCACCTCATCCTGATCGGCGACTGGATCCAGTTCCAGTCCAGCTCGGGCAAGGTGTTCGAGGTCGTGATCCAGCTGGGGTCCATCCTGGCCGTCATGTGGATCTTCCGCGAGCGGCTGTGGCAACTGATCTCGGGCACGCTGGGCGGCGTGCGGCAGGAGGTCATGTTCACCCGCAACCTGCTGATCGCGTTCCTGCCGGCGGCGGTGGTCGGCGCCGTGTTCATCACGGCCATCAAGAGCCTGTTCTACTCGCCCGCCGTGGTGGCCGTCACGCTGGTGCTGGGCGGTCTGATCATGCTGTGGGTCGAGCGGCGCACCCGCCACACCCCGGGCGACCAGCCCGGCGCGTCAGACGACACGGCCTCGGACGAACGGGCCACCGCGCACACCCTCGAGCAGATCACGTGGAAACAGGCGCTGGCCGTGGGCGTGGGCCAGTGCGTGGCCATGATCCCGGGCACCTCGCGCTCGGGCGCCACCATCATCGGCGGCATGATGGCCGGCATCCAGCGCAAGACGGCAACGGAATTCTCCTTCTTCCTGGCCATGCCCACCATGCTGGCCGCCGCCGTCTACGACATGTACCGGAACATCCATCTGCTGACGTCGCAGGATCTGTCGGGCATCGCGGTGGGTTTCGTGGCGGCGTTCCTCAGCGCGCTGGTCATCGTCCGGGCGGTGCTGCGGTTCGTGGCCAATCACACGTATCGGGTGTTCGCCTGGTATCGGATCGGGCTGGGGATCGTTGTGGCGGTGTGGTTGTATCTCTGA
- a CDS encoding peptidylprolyl isomerase, with product MSTNPRVKLETNQGNMVISLDAEKAPKTVANFLTYVKEGFYNGTVFHRVIDGFMIQGGGFEPGLKQKTTHAPIENEANNGLKNDKYTLAMARTSDPHSATAQFFINVANNDFLNFSAPTANGWGYAVFGSVIEGTEVVDKIKGVKTGNSGFHQNVPTEDVIIEKAEVLE from the coding sequence ATGAGCACGAATCCCCGCGTCAAACTGGAAACGAACCAAGGCAACATGGTCATCTCGCTGGACGCCGAGAAGGCGCCCAAGACCGTCGCCAACTTCCTGACCTACGTCAAGGAAGGTTTCTACAACGGCACCGTCTTCCATCGCGTGATCGACGGCTTCATGATCCAGGGCGGCGGCTTCGAACCGGGCCTGAAGCAGAAGACCACGCACGCCCCCATCGAGAACGAAGCCAACAACGGCCTGAAGAACGACAAGTACACGCTGGCCATGGCGCGCACCAGCGATCCGCATTCGGCCACCGCCCAGTTCTTCATCAACGTCGCCAACAACGATTTCCTGAACTTCAGCGCTCCCACCGCCAACGGCTGGGGCTACGCCGTGTTCGGCAGCGTCATCGAAGGCACCGAAGTGGTCGACAAGATCAAGGGCGTGAAGACCGGCAACAGCGGCTTCCACCAGAACGTGCCTACCGAGGACGTGATCATCGAGAAGGCGGAAGTCCTTGAATAA
- a CDS encoding mechanosensitive ion channel family protein → MEYTWNGLAGLWPRVFDLGVNLLVALLILGAGWWISNLLGRWVRRMAARSPHIDPTVVPMFASVVTWAVRVFTIIAVLARFGVQTASLIAVLGAAGLAIGLALQGTLQNISAGIMLLILRPIRAGEYVALSTGIDGTVDEVGLFLTRLIKADGITVTLPNSTVWNATITNYARNATRRLDVPVVIQYGDDVDAAIERLQQLVAGHPDVLETPAPVVKIEDYRDNGVLVNVRVWTPSSKFGDLRWEMLHSVRKTLDDAGFQSPLPLQRAIHVGAAGHDEGAENAGAAQAARATENRANPANLANPAHPSNPSHPGSSA, encoded by the coding sequence ATGGAATATACCTGGAACGGCCTGGCCGGCCTCTGGCCGCGCGTATTCGACCTGGGCGTGAACCTTTTGGTCGCCCTGTTGATCCTCGGCGCCGGCTGGTGGATCTCGAACCTGCTGGGCAGGTGGGTGCGGCGCATGGCGGCGCGCTCCCCGCACATCGATCCCACGGTCGTGCCGATGTTCGCCTCCGTCGTCACGTGGGCGGTGCGCGTGTTCACGATCATCGCGGTGCTCGCGCGCTTCGGCGTGCAGACGGCCAGCCTGATCGCGGTGCTCGGCGCGGCGGGCCTGGCCATCGGCCTGGCGCTGCAGGGCACGCTGCAGAACATCTCGGCGGGCATCATGCTGCTGATCCTGCGTCCCATCCGCGCCGGCGAATACGTGGCGCTGAGCACGGGCATCGACGGCACGGTCGACGAGGTCGGCCTGTTCCTGACTCGGCTGATCAAGGCCGACGGCATCACCGTCACGCTGCCCAACAGCACCGTGTGGAACGCCACCATCACCAACTATGCGCGCAACGCCACGCGCCGCCTGGACGTGCCGGTAGTGATCCAGTATGGCGACGACGTGGACGCCGCCATCGAGCGCCTGCAGCAATTGGTGGCGGGCCATCCCGACGTGCTGGAGACGCCCGCGCCGGTCGTGAAGATCGAGGACTATCGCGACAACGGCGTGCTGGTCAACGTGCGCGTGTGGACGCCGTCGTCCAAGTTCGGCGACCTGCGCTGGGAAATGCTGCATAGCGTGCGCAAGACGCTGGACGACGCGGGCTTCCAGTCGCCGCTGCCTTTGCAGCGCGCCATCCACGTCGGGGCCGCGGGGCACGACGAAGGCGCCGAGAACGCCGGCGCGGCGCAGGCGGCTCGCGCGACCGAGAACCGCGCCAATCCGGCCAACCTGGCGAATCCGGCCCATCCCTCCAATCCGAGCCATCCCGGCTCGTCGGCCTGA
- a CDS encoding RNA methyltransferase, whose translation MTRAFSRVRFVMVQPSHPGNVGSAARAIKTMGFSELVLVAPRLPDMAAQPEAVALASGAGDVLAAAQVHDSLESALAPVTLAFALTARVRDLGPPPCDIRQAAELAGRHLDDTPQGSVAIVLGTERAGLTNAQIGLCHRICHIPANPEYSSLNVAQALQLAAWEVRYALLSAEGAPMLPPAPPSQAQSGAEPAPGAAVQGLLAHWEEALVAVKFLDPAHPKKLMPRMRHLFNRQALTRDEVDMLRGVCTAMMATARRADRD comes from the coding sequence ATGACTCGAGCTTTTTCCCGCGTACGATTCGTCATGGTACAGCCCAGCCACCCCGGCAACGTGGGTTCGGCGGCGCGCGCCATCAAGACCATGGGCTTCTCGGAACTGGTGCTGGTAGCGCCGCGCCTGCCCGACATGGCCGCGCAGCCCGAGGCCGTGGCCCTGGCCAGCGGCGCGGGGGACGTGCTGGCCGCGGCCCAGGTCCACGACTCCCTCGAATCCGCGCTGGCGCCCGTCACCCTGGCCTTCGCGCTCACCGCGCGGGTGCGCGACCTGGGTCCTCCGCCCTGCGACATCCGCCAGGCCGCCGAACTGGCAGGCCGTCATCTGGACGACACGCCGCAGGGCAGCGTGGCCATCGTGCTGGGCACCGAGCGCGCCGGCCTGACCAACGCCCAGATCGGCCTGTGCCACCGCATCTGCCACATCCCGGCCAATCCCGAGTACAGCTCGCTGAACGTGGCGCAGGCGCTGCAGCTGGCCGCGTGGGAAGTGCGCTACGCGCTGCTGTCGGCCGAGGGCGCGCCCATGCTGCCGCCGGCCCCGCCCAGCCAGGCGCAAAGCGGCGCCGAGCCCGCGCCGGGCGCGGCGGTGCAGGGCCTCCTGGCCCATTGGGAAGAAGCGCTGGTCGCGGTGAAGTTCCTCGACCCCGCGCATCCGAAGAAGCTGATGCCGCGCATGCGCCACCTGTTCAACCGCCAGGCCCTGACGCGCGACGAAGTGGACATGCTGCGCGGCGTGTGCACCGCCATGATGGCCACCGCGCGGCGCGCCGATCGCGACTGA
- a CDS encoding tetratricopeptide repeat protein has product MPRLLIALLLALAAAPAAVLAQAMGGSAPSQQNATRTTLDPIPPEGGWQGLANVLDALKPSTDTRLDPAPSQITDHIEARLARGDNTGALELVEQRLAERARQGTPGTDVQLMFQHARALAALGRTQEAVDVYTDMTTRFPELPEPWNNLAALYASRGELDRAHGALTMALRANPAYADAQANLGDLQLLMALRSYEQAGAKAKAQDIENLLKEKRQ; this is encoded by the coding sequence ATGCCGCGTCTACTCATCGCGCTGCTGCTGGCGCTGGCCGCCGCGCCAGCCGCCGTCCTGGCCCAGGCCATGGGCGGCAGCGCGCCCAGCCAGCAGAATGCCACCCGCACCACGCTGGACCCGATACCGCCCGAGGGCGGCTGGCAGGGGCTGGCCAACGTGCTGGACGCGCTCAAGCCCAGCACCGATACCCGTCTCGACCCCGCGCCCTCGCAGATCACCGACCACATCGAGGCCCGGCTGGCGCGCGGCGACAACACCGGCGCGCTGGAGCTGGTCGAGCAACGCCTGGCGGAACGCGCCCGCCAGGGCACGCCCGGCACCGACGTGCAGTTGATGTTCCAGCACGCGCGCGCGCTGGCCGCCCTGGGCCGCACGCAGGAAGCCGTCGACGTCTACACTGACATGACCACGCGCTTTCCGGAACTGCCCGAGCCGTGGAACAATCTGGCCGCCCTGTATGCCAGCCGAGGCGAACTGGATCGCGCGCATGGCGCGCTGACCATGGCGCTGCGGGCCAATCCCGCCTACGCCGACGCCCAGGCCAATCTGGGCGACCTGCAACTGCTGATGGCCCTGCGCTCCTACGAGCAGGCCGGCGCCAAGGCCAAGGCCCAGGACATCGAAAATCTGCTGAAGGAAAAGCGCCAATAA